From Chiroxiphia lanceolata isolate bChiLan1 chromosome 11, bChiLan1.pri, whole genome shotgun sequence, the proteins below share one genomic window:
- the BHLHE40 gene encoding class E basic helix-loop-helix protein 40 → MERIPSAQPPPACLGKLPALDGADLPGLDFAHMYQVYKPRRGLKRSEDNKETYKLPHRLIEKKRRDRINECIAQLKDLLPEHLKLTTLGHLEKAVVLELTLKHVKALTNLIEQQQQKIIALQNGLQAGDLSSRNLDSSQEMFRSGFQMCAKEMLQYLAKHENGKELKSSQLVSHLHRMASEVLQGGAARKAGDIPPKMVDLKEKPVPLSTAGEGHGKNCVPVIQRTFAHSSGEQSGSDTDTDSGYGGELEKSDSKPEQPYFKKDTDLKYAVQERISSIKQETEDPPAKRSRLESPEDEGPFGSDMMGSSSSFLGPHAHQPPLCLPFYLIPPSATAYLPMLEKCWYPASVPVLYPSLPASAAALTGFMSPDKISPPLLMPQRLPSPVPAHSPIDSSALLQALKQIPPLNLETKD, encoded by the exons ATGGAGCGCATCCCCAGCGCGCAGCCCCCGCCCGCCTGCCTGGGCAAACTGCCCGCCCTGGACGGCGCGGACCTGCCGGG GCTGGACTTCGCGCACATGTACCAGGTGTACAAGCCCCGGAGGGGGCTGAAGAGGAGCGAGGACAACAAG gaGACCTACAAGCTGCCGCACCGGCTGATCGAGAAGAAAAGGCGCGACAGGATCAACGAGTGCATCGCGCAGCTGAAGGACCTGCTGCCCGAGCACCTCAAGCTCACG acCTTAGGTCACCTGGAGAAGGCTGTGGTGCTGGAGCTCACCTTGAAGCACGTGAAGGCACTGACCAATCTCAtcgagcagcagcagcagaagatcATTGCTCTGCAGAACGGTTTGCAGGCAG GTGACCTGTCATCGAGAAACCTTGATTCCAGCCAGGAAATGTTTCGATCGGGTTTCCAGATGTGTGCCAAGGAAATGCTGCAATACCTGGCCAAGCACGAGAACGGCAAGGAGCTGAAGTCGTCGCAGCTGGTCAGCCACCTGCACCGCATGGCCAGCGAGGTGCTGCAGGGCGGGGCCGCCCGCAAGGCCGGGGACATCCCCCCCAAAATGGTGGACCTGAAGGAGAAGCCCGTGCCCTTGAGCACGGCGGGCGAGGGCCACGGGAAGAACTGCGTGCCCGTGATCCAGCGGACATTCGCTCACTCCAGCGGGGAGCAGAGCGGCAGCGACACGGACACGGACAGCGGGTACGGGGGGGAGCTGGAGAAAAGTGACTCCAAACCCGAGCAGCCCTATTTCAAAAAGGATACCGACCTCAAGTACGCCGTGCAGGAGAGAATAAGCTCTATTAAGCAAGAGACTGAGGACCCGCCGGCCAAAAGGAGCAGGCTGGAGTCTCCGGAGGACGAGGGCCCTTTTGGCAGCGACATGAtgggctcctccagcagcttcctggGCCCCCACGCTCACCAGCCTCCCCTGTGCCTGCCTTTCTACCTGATCCCGCCGTCCGCCACCGCCTACCTGCCCATGCTGGAGAAGTGCTGGTACCCGGCCTCGGTGCCCGTGCTGTACCCCAGCCTCCCGGCCTCTGCCGCAGCACTCACGGGCTTCATGAGCCCCGACAAAATCTCCCCCCCTCTGCTGATGCCCCAGAGACTCCCTTCTCCTGTCCCAGCCCATTCCCCCATCGACTCCTCGGCTCTGCTGCAAGCTTTGAAGCAGATTCCTCCTTTGAACTTGGAAACCAAAGACTAA